The following proteins are encoded in a genomic region of Methylobacterium tardum:
- a CDS encoding ABC transporter ATP-binding protein — MQPALRRVRSGRDRKAVPRPDHRLAARAGGQPAPRGAADQDRLKPVLSVEGLSLAFGGTVAFAEIDLAVGAGEIHAVIGPNGAGKSSLINAITGLYAPGAGCVRIGEAAFARVPAGRLAALGVARTFQNLALFAGLSVRDNVLSGLAAARRAGLWPQILGLPAARREARAHRDAAETVIGRLGLAAVADRPAGSLPYGLQKRVELGRALVARPGLLLLDEPMAGMTATEKAEMSGFIRAAREDSGAAIVLIEHDIGVVMRLSDRVTVLDHGRRIATGTPAEVQADPAVIAAYLGLADADADAMAA, encoded by the coding sequence ATGCAGCCTGCGCTGCGCCGCGTCCGATCGGGACGGGACAGGAAGGCCGTGCCCCGGCCCGACCACCGACTGGCTGCCCGCGCGGGCGGCCAGCCGGCGCCGCGCGGTGCGGCGGACCAGGACCGCCTGAAGCCGGTTCTGTCGGTCGAGGGCCTGTCCCTCGCCTTCGGCGGGACGGTGGCCTTCGCGGAGATTGATCTCGCGGTCGGCGCGGGGGAGATCCACGCGGTGATCGGGCCGAACGGCGCCGGGAAATCCTCGCTGATCAACGCGATCACCGGCCTCTACGCGCCGGGGGCCGGGTGCGTGCGGATCGGAGAGGCCGCCTTCGCCCGGGTCCCGGCGGGGCGGCTCGCCGCGCTCGGCGTCGCCCGGACCTTCCAGAACCTCGCCCTGTTCGCGGGCCTGAGCGTTCGCGACAACGTCCTGTCGGGGCTCGCCGCGGCGCGGCGGGCCGGGCTCTGGCCTCAGATCCTGGGCCTGCCGGCGGCCCGGCGTGAGGCGCGGGCGCACCGCGACGCCGCCGAGACGGTGATCGGCCGCCTCGGCCTCGCCGCCGTGGCAGACCGACCGGCGGGCAGCCTGCCCTACGGGCTCCAGAAGCGGGTCGAACTCGGCCGGGCCCTGGTGGCTCGGCCGGGTCTCCTGCTCCTCGACGAGCCGATGGCCGGCATGACGGCCACCGAGAAGGCCGAGATGTCCGGCTTCATCCGGGCGGCGCGGGAGGATTCCGGCGCCGCGATCGTGCTGATCGAGCACGATATCGGCGTCGTGATGCGCCTCTCCGACCGGGTGACCGTGCTCGACCACGGCCGCCGCATCGCCACCGGCACGCCGGCGGAGGTGCAGGCCGACCCGGCCGTCATCGCCGCCTATCTGGGGCTCGCGGATGCCGATGCGGACGCGATGGCCGCATGA
- a CDS encoding branched-chain amino acid ABC transporter permease: MSPDLAFLVEVVVGGLLSGVMYALVAIGFVLIYKTSGVLNFAQGAMVLFAALTFVSLTERGLPFPAALAATLAVMVVVGLGVERTVLRPLVNQPPITLFMATLGVAYVIEGAAQLAWGTQVHGLDLGIDDTPLDLGGVLVSRFDLFAAATAGLMMALLSAFFRYTRTGLAFRAVADDPLAALNTGLRLPRIWSAVWIAAGIVALVAGLLWGARLGVQFSLSLVVLKALPVLVLGGFDSIAGAIVAGLIVGAVEKLSEVYLGPVIGGGIEGWIAYVAALGFLLVRPSGLFGLRAVERV, from the coding sequence ATGAGCCCGGATCTCGCCTTCCTGGTCGAGGTCGTGGTCGGCGGCCTGCTCTCGGGCGTCATGTACGCCCTCGTGGCGATCGGCTTCGTGCTGATCTACAAGACCTCGGGCGTGCTGAACTTCGCGCAGGGCGCGATGGTGCTGTTCGCCGCCCTCACCTTCGTGAGCCTGACCGAGCGCGGCCTGCCCTTCCCGGCGGCACTGGCCGCGACGCTCGCCGTGATGGTGGTGGTCGGGCTCGGCGTGGAGCGCACGGTGCTGCGGCCGCTGGTCAACCAGCCGCCGATCACCCTGTTCATGGCGACGCTGGGGGTCGCCTACGTGATCGAGGGCGCGGCCCAGCTCGCCTGGGGCACCCAGGTCCACGGGCTCGACCTCGGCATCGACGACACGCCGCTCGATCTCGGCGGCGTGCTGGTCAGCCGGTTCGACCTGTTCGCCGCCGCGACCGCCGGCCTGATGATGGCGCTCCTCTCCGCCTTCTTCCGCTACACCCGCACGGGCCTCGCCTTCCGGGCGGTGGCGGACGATCCGCTGGCCGCCCTCAACACCGGCCTGCGCCTGCCCCGGATCTGGTCGGCGGTCTGGATCGCCGCCGGGATCGTCGCGCTGGTGGCGGGCCTGCTCTGGGGCGCGCGGCTCGGCGTGCAGTTCTCCCTGTCGCTGGTGGTGCTGAAGGCGCTGCCGGTCCTGGTTCTCGGCGGCTTCGACTCGATCGCCGGGGCGATCGTGGCCGGGCTGATCGTCGGCGCGGTGGAGAAGCTGTCGGAGGTCTATCTCGGGCCGGTCATCGGCGGCGGGATCGAGGGCTGGATCGCCTACGTGGCGGCGCTCGGATTCCTGCTGGTGCGGCCCTCGGGCCTGTTCGGTCTGCGCGCCGTCGAGCGGGTCTGA
- a CDS encoding ABC transporter substrate-binding protein translates to MMPKIRLRAALLAGAILLAGAAGAATADEQYFPLQSYRVGPYAAGGTGFFGGFIDYLTLINARDGGVNGVKLTWSEGETQYEVERGVEVYERLKSRPGIAAWNPLSVGIAYAMIDRITADKVPLVTINHGRTDSTDGRVFPYVFPLLLNPYSETSGIIQYLGTRAGGLDKLKGKTVAVLYHGSPYGKETIPIYAQLAKRYGFTVEQIEVPHPGNEQQSQWLTIRRLRPDFVVLRGWGVMNPVALKTAQKTGFPADRIVGNVWSNSEEDVIPAGEAAKGYVAITTQASGTAYPVIQEVVGKVYEPGHGNLADRKRIGSVYHNLGVLNGLLNVEAVRIAQTRFGHRTLTGDEVRWGFEHLRLDEARVAALGAKGLFHSINVTCANHEGEGRVTFQQWDGAKWAVVSDWIAPDWASLRPIIEASPTAYAKEHGITPRDCAAEEAADSQGGQQAAAAGR, encoded by the coding sequence ATGATGCCGAAGATCCGCCTCCGCGCCGCGCTCCTCGCGGGCGCGATCCTCCTCGCCGGTGCCGCCGGTGCCGCGACCGCCGACGAGCAGTATTTCCCGCTCCAGAGCTACCGGGTCGGCCCCTACGCGGCCGGCGGGACCGGCTTCTTCGGGGGCTTCATCGACTACCTGACCCTGATCAACGCCCGCGACGGCGGCGTGAACGGCGTGAAGCTCACCTGGAGCGAGGGCGAGACCCAGTACGAGGTCGAGCGCGGCGTCGAGGTCTACGAGCGGCTGAAATCCCGGCCCGGCATCGCCGCCTGGAACCCGCTCTCCGTGGGCATCGCCTACGCGATGATCGACCGGATCACCGCCGACAAGGTGCCGCTGGTCACGATCAACCACGGCCGCACCGATTCCACCGACGGCCGCGTCTTCCCGTACGTGTTCCCGCTGCTGCTCAACCCCTACAGCGAGACGAGCGGCATCATCCAGTATCTCGGCACCCGGGCGGGCGGGCTCGACAAGCTGAAGGGCAAGACCGTCGCGGTGCTCTACCACGGCTCGCCCTACGGCAAGGAGACGATCCCGATCTACGCGCAGCTCGCCAAGCGCTACGGCTTCACCGTCGAACAGATCGAGGTGCCCCATCCCGGCAACGAGCAGCAGTCGCAATGGCTCACGATCCGGCGCCTGCGGCCCGACTTCGTGGTGCTGCGCGGCTGGGGCGTGATGAACCCGGTGGCCCTGAAGACCGCCCAGAAGACCGGCTTCCCGGCCGACCGGATCGTCGGCAACGTCTGGTCGAACTCGGAGGAGGACGTGATCCCGGCGGGCGAGGCCGCCAAGGGCTACGTCGCGATCACCACCCAGGCCTCGGGTACCGCCTACCCGGTGATCCAGGAGGTCGTCGGCAAGGTCTACGAGCCCGGCCACGGCAACCTCGCCGACCGGAAACGCATCGGCAGCGTCTACCACAATCTCGGGGTGCTGAACGGCCTCCTCAACGTCGAGGCGGTGCGGATCGCGCAAACGCGGTTCGGCCACCGGACCCTCACGGGCGACGAGGTCCGCTGGGGCTTCGAGCACCTGCGCCTCGACGAGGCCCGGGTGGCGGCGCTGGGCGCCAAGGGGCTGTTCCACTCGATCAACGTCACCTGCGCCAACCACGAGGGCGAGGGCCGCGTCACCTTCCAGCAATGGGACGGGGCGAAGTGGGCCGTCGTGTCCGACTGGATCGCCCCCGACTGGGCGAGCCTGCGCCCGATCATCGAGGCCTCGCCGACCGCCTACGCCAAGGAGCACGGCATCACCCCGCGCGACTGCGCGGCCGAGGAGGCCGCCGACAGCCAGGGCGGCCAGCAGGCCGCCGCGGCGGGCCGATGA
- a CDS encoding ABC transporter ATP-binding protein: MSDGAGRPLLEVEALEVVYGGAVHALHGVGLAVRAGEIAALVGANGAGKTTLLRAVSNLLPALRGQVTAGRLAFDGRDVTRTRTDALVRAGLVGVLEGRHCFRALSVRDNLVAGGLGRGSGRGAVRADLERVYGLFPALAAKRDVAAGLLSGGEQQMAAIGRALMGRPRLLVLDEPSMGLAPKVVEAIYRVLTGLNRTEGLTLLVAEQNVRLALRHAHHAVVLENGRSALAGSAAALRARDDVQALYLGGAARAASDRSPDSRVRAPA, translated from the coding sequence ATGAGCGACGGCGCCGGTCGGCCGCTCCTCGAGGTCGAAGCGCTGGAGGTCGTCTACGGCGGGGCGGTCCACGCCCTGCACGGCGTCGGCCTCGCGGTGCGGGCGGGGGAGATCGCCGCCCTGGTCGGTGCCAACGGCGCCGGCAAGACCACGCTGCTGCGGGCCGTGTCGAACCTGCTGCCGGCCCTGCGCGGGCAGGTCACGGCCGGGCGCCTCGCCTTCGACGGACGGGACGTGACGCGGACCCGGACCGACGCCCTCGTCCGCGCCGGGCTCGTGGGCGTGCTGGAGGGGCGCCACTGCTTCCGGGCCTTGAGCGTCCGGGACAATCTCGTCGCGGGCGGCCTCGGGCGCGGCTCGGGCCGCGGGGCCGTGCGCGCCGACCTGGAGCGGGTCTACGGCCTGTTCCCCGCACTCGCCGCCAAGCGGGACGTCGCCGCGGGCCTGCTCTCGGGCGGCGAGCAGCAGATGGCGGCGATCGGCCGGGCGCTGATGGGCCGGCCCCGGCTCCTCGTCCTCGACGAGCCCTCCATGGGGCTCGCGCCCAAGGTGGTGGAGGCGATCTACCGGGTGCTCACCGGCCTGAACCGGACGGAGGGCCTGACCCTGCTGGTGGCCGAGCAGAATGTCCGTCTCGCCCTGCGCCACGCCCACCACGCCGTGGTGCTGGAGAACGGACGCAGCGCGCTCGCCGGCAGCGCGGCGGCCCTGCGGGCGCGGGACGACGTCCAGGCCCTGTATCTCGGCGGCGCCGCGCGCGCCGCCTCCGACCGGTCGCCCGATTCGCGCGTCCGCGCGCCGGCCTGA
- the cysE gene encoding serine O-acetyltransferase, protein MTALASTQPPLRATSRSTAESEVWAALRAEAEAALIEEPLYAGVIQATILDQRSLAQALAYRLAHRLGDGDLARLSMRDLCLSAFEADPQAGAHAVRDLVAIRERDPTCRRYLDPFLFYKGLAALEAYRVGHWLWHQGRATLALHVQSRISEVFGCDIHPAARIGSGVFIDHATGVVIGETTVIADDVSILQSVTLGGNGKESGDRHPKIERGVLLSVGAKVLGNIRVGAGAKVAAAAVVLQDVPPHTTVAGVPARVVSRLPVDEEPALSMDQSFGYGDGI, encoded by the coding sequence ATGACCGCCCTGGCTTCGACCCAGCCGCCCCTGCGCGCCACGAGCCGCAGCACCGCGGAATCCGAGGTCTGGGCGGCCCTGCGCGCCGAGGCCGAGGCGGCCCTGATCGAGGAGCCGCTCTATGCCGGGGTCATCCAGGCGACGATCCTCGACCAGCGCTCGCTGGCCCAGGCCCTCGCCTACCGCCTCGCCCACCGGCTCGGGGACGGCGACCTGGCCCGGCTGTCGATGCGCGACCTGTGCCTGTCAGCCTTCGAGGCGGACCCGCAGGCCGGCGCCCACGCGGTGCGCGACCTCGTGGCGATCCGCGAGCGCGACCCGACCTGCCGCCGCTACCTCGACCCGTTCCTGTTCTACAAAGGTCTGGCGGCGCTGGAGGCCTACCGGGTCGGCCACTGGCTCTGGCACCAGGGCCGGGCGACCCTGGCGCTGCACGTCCAGAGCCGGATCTCCGAGGTGTTCGGCTGCGACATCCACCCGGCGGCCCGGATCGGCTCCGGCGTGTTCATCGACCACGCCACCGGGGTGGTGATCGGCGAGACCACGGTGATCGCCGACGACGTCTCGATCCTCCAGTCGGTGACGCTCGGCGGCAACGGCAAGGAGAGCGGCGACCGGCATCCCAAGATCGAGCGCGGGGTGCTGCTCAGCGTCGGCGCCAAGGTGCTGGGCAACATCCGGGTGGGGGCGGGCGCCAAGGTCGCGGCCGCCGCGGTGGTGCTGCAGGACGTGCCGCCCCACACGACCGTGGCGGGCGTGCCGGCCCGGGTCGTCTCGCGCCTGCCCGTGGACGAGGAGCCGGCACTCAGCATGGACCAGTCCTTCGGCTACGGGGACGGGATCTGA
- a CDS encoding family 2B encapsulin nanocompartment shell protein, translating into MSGPGLSVSATAARNLATATVTSVQNAANTPRWLLRLLPFVDVAGGVYRVNRRAVVLAKPGRIDLAAEDKGDGKGRVIRPASLRAVPLFSRLGDSELAALAAKFTESRHQAGAVIHEEGSAGRSLTVVADGTVELTLSGPYKGRLRQGLATKGDYFGDAGLAGERAPAPAVKALSAVTLLTLDAAAVESEEIRAKIAQYREERDRLKGHTNSYGEQGIELLAVHAGEPRLPTTFADYEVDPREYHLSTIQTILNTHTRVTDLYSNEIDQLREQIRLTVDAVKEREEWELLNNSQFGLLGEVGPRQRIPTRGGPPTPDDLDELLTLVWKKPAFFVAHPRAIAAFGREATRRGVPPVVVHLFGAPFITWRGVPLVPSDKLPIDIDPVTGAETTSILLLRVGEGEQGVVGLQKSGVTGEIEPGLSVRYMGTNDHSIASHLVTRYFSAAVLVEDAIARLDNVLLGNYHDYA; encoded by the coding sequence ATGAGCGGACCGGGTCTGAGCGTGAGCGCCACGGCGGCACGCAATCTTGCGACGGCGACCGTCACCTCGGTCCAGAACGCGGCCAACACGCCGCGCTGGCTCCTGCGGCTCCTGCCCTTCGTGGACGTGGCGGGCGGGGTCTACCGCGTCAACCGCCGCGCCGTCGTGCTGGCCAAGCCCGGCCGGATCGATCTCGCCGCCGAGGACAAGGGCGATGGCAAGGGCCGGGTGATCCGTCCCGCCTCGCTGCGTGCCGTGCCGCTGTTCAGCCGGCTCGGCGATTCCGAGCTCGCCGCACTGGCGGCCAAGTTCACCGAGAGCCGGCACCAGGCCGGCGCGGTGATCCACGAGGAGGGGTCCGCGGGCCGCAGCCTCACGGTCGTGGCCGACGGCACGGTCGAGCTGACCCTGTCGGGCCCCTACAAGGGCCGCCTGCGCCAGGGCCTGGCCACGAAGGGCGACTATTTCGGCGATGCCGGTCTCGCCGGTGAGCGTGCGCCCGCCCCGGCCGTGAAGGCCCTGTCGGCCGTGACCCTCCTGACCCTCGACGCCGCCGCGGTGGAGAGCGAGGAGATCCGCGCCAAGATCGCGCAGTACCGCGAGGAGCGCGACCGCCTCAAAGGGCACACCAATTCCTACGGCGAACAGGGCATCGAGCTGCTGGCGGTCCATGCCGGCGAGCCGCGCCTGCCCACGACCTTCGCCGACTACGAGGTCGATCCGCGCGAGTACCACCTCTCGACCATCCAGACGATCCTCAACACCCACACGCGGGTCACCGATCTCTACTCCAACGAGATCGACCAGCTCCGCGAGCAGATCCGCCTCACGGTCGACGCCGTGAAGGAGCGCGAGGAGTGGGAGCTCCTGAACAATTCGCAGTTCGGCCTGCTGGGCGAGGTCGGCCCGCGCCAGCGCATCCCCACCCGCGGCGGTCCGCCCACCCCGGACGATCTCGACGAGCTGCTGACGCTGGTCTGGAAGAAGCCCGCCTTCTTCGTGGCCCATCCCCGCGCCATCGCGGCCTTCGGCCGGGAGGCGACCCGCCGCGGCGTGCCGCCGGTGGTGGTCCACCTGTTCGGCGCGCCGTTCATCACCTGGCGCGGCGTGCCGCTGGTGCCGAGCGACAAGCTGCCGATCGACATCGACCCGGTGACCGGCGCCGAGACCACCTCGATCCTGCTGCTGCGGGTCGGCGAGGGCGAGCAGGGCGTGGTCGGCCTGCAGAAATCCGGCGTGACCGGCGAGATCGAGCCCGGCCTGTCGGTGCGCTACATGGGCACCAACGACCACTCGATCGCCTCGCACCTCGTGACCCGCTACTTCTCGGCCGCCGTGCTGGTCGAGGACGCGATCGCCCGCCTCGATAACGTGCTGCTGGGCAATTACCATGACTACGCCTGA
- a CDS encoding family 2A encapsulin nanocompartment cargo protein cysteine desulfurase translates to MTTPEAAFAHGLPGASPGDLAPSDRLHADLVGRLAREIVGQGQAASQPFAPAIPAGPQVPQALESLPQGPGGAPLPSAPLGDPSAPAGGQPAGLQPDASALAARAFGAPPVGLPGLSGPTLPNLAPASPAFADVGAIPPVHPASPRPDLPDFAFAGAPALATALPGGPELHRQIAADHPRANAFAHALAPTLVPADPSKAGRDAAQESFARTGRLSRAPEAPPSDYYFLNLGPGPARRAPASPRVEPARDPGPAPRVTSHGSSPVAAPFDVEHVRRDFPALHQSVNGHPLVWLDNAATTHKPQAVIDATSEFYGRHNSNIHRAAHTLAARSTDLFEGGREAVRRFLNAPSKDDIVFLRGTTEAINLVAQSYGRAHIGPGDEIIVSTIEHHANIVPWQLLAQQTGATLRVIPVNDRGEIIFEQYAALLSGRTKIVSVTQVANALGTVNPVREIIQLAHAYGVPVLVDAAQSSPHMPLDVQSLDADFLVFSGHKVFGPTGIGALYGKTHLLEAMPPWQGGGHMIEDVTFAKTVYKGAPEKFEAGTPDIAGAVGLGAALDYLAGIGMPAIAAYEHDLLAYAQGGLADVKGLRLIGTAREKASVMSFVIEGQENEAVAHHLDAHGIAVRSGHHCALPALRRFGVDQSVRASLAFYNTRADVDAFLRALHTLPRH, encoded by the coding sequence ATGACTACGCCTGAGGCCGCCTTCGCCCACGGGCTGCCCGGGGCGAGTCCGGGCGATCTGGCGCCGTCCGACCGTCTCCACGCGGATCTCGTCGGGCGCCTCGCCCGGGAGATCGTCGGGCAGGGGCAGGCCGCGAGCCAGCCCTTCGCCCCGGCGATCCCCGCCGGCCCCCAGGTCCCGCAGGCTCTCGAGAGCCTGCCCCAGGGCCCGGGCGGCGCGCCGCTGCCGAGCGCGCCCCTGGGCGACCCCTCGGCACCCGCAGGCGGCCAGCCCGCCGGCCTGCAGCCGGACGCGTCGGCGCTGGCGGCGCGCGCCTTCGGGGCGCCGCCGGTCGGCCTGCCGGGCCTCTCCGGGCCGACCCTGCCGAATCTCGCACCCGCGAGCCCGGCCTTCGCAGACGTGGGGGCGATCCCGCCGGTCCACCCGGCGAGCCCGCGCCCCGACCTGCCGGACTTCGCCTTCGCCGGTGCCCCAGCGCTGGCGACCGCCCTCCCCGGCGGTCCGGAGCTGCACCGGCAGATCGCCGCGGACCACCCGCGCGCCAACGCCTTCGCGCACGCCCTCGCGCCGACTCTCGTGCCGGCCGACCCGTCGAAGGCCGGCCGCGATGCGGCGCAGGAGAGCTTCGCCCGGACCGGCCGGCTGTCCCGGGCGCCCGAGGCACCGCCCTCCGACTACTACTTCCTGAACCTCGGCCCCGGGCCGGCCCGCAGGGCGCCGGCGAGCCCGCGGGTGGAACCGGCCCGCGACCCGGGCCCGGCGCCGCGGGTGACGTCGCACGGGTCGAGCCCGGTGGCGGCGCCGTTCGACGTGGAGCATGTCCGCCGGGACTTCCCGGCCCTGCACCAGAGCGTCAACGGCCACCCGCTGGTCTGGCTCGACAACGCCGCCACCACCCACAAGCCGCAAGCCGTCATCGACGCGACCTCGGAATTCTACGGGCGGCACAACTCGAACATCCACCGGGCCGCCCACACCCTGGCGGCGCGCTCCACCGACCTGTTCGAGGGCGGCCGCGAGGCGGTGCGCCGCTTCCTCAACGCCCCGTCGAAGGACGACATCGTCTTCCTGCGCGGCACCACGGAGGCGATCAACCTCGTCGCCCAGTCCTACGGCCGGGCCCATATCGGCCCGGGCGACGAGATCATCGTCTCGACCATCGAGCACCACGCCAACATCGTGCCCTGGCAGCTGCTGGCGCAGCAGACCGGGGCGACGCTCCGGGTGATCCCGGTCAACGACCGCGGCGAGATCATCTTCGAGCAGTACGCGGCGCTGCTGTCGGGCCGCACGAAGATCGTCTCTGTGACGCAGGTGGCCAACGCGCTCGGCACCGTGAACCCGGTGCGGGAGATCATCCAGCTCGCCCACGCCTACGGGGTGCCGGTGCTGGTCGACGCGGCGCAATCCTCGCCGCATATGCCGCTGGACGTCCAATCCCTCGACGCCGACTTCCTGGTCTTCTCCGGCCACAAGGTGTTCGGGCCGACGGGCATCGGCGCGCTCTACGGCAAGACCCACCTGCTGGAGGCGATGCCGCCCTGGCAGGGCGGCGGCCATATGATCGAGGACGTCACCTTCGCGAAGACCGTCTACAAGGGCGCGCCCGAGAAGTTCGAGGCGGGCACGCCCGACATCGCCGGGGCGGTCGGTCTCGGAGCGGCGCTCGACTACCTCGCGGGCATCGGCATGCCGGCGATCGCCGCCTACGAGCACGATCTTCTGGCGTATGCGCAGGGCGGGCTTGCCGACGTGAAGGGCCTGCGCCTGATCGGCACCGCCCGGGAGAAGGCGAGCGTGATGTCCTTCGTGATCGAGGGGCAGGAGAACGAGGCGGTGGCCCACCACCTCGACGCGCACGGAATCGCCGTGCGCTCGGGTCACCACTGCGCCCTGCCGGCCCTGCGCCGGTTCGGGGTCGACCAGTCGGTGCGGGCCTCGCTCGCCTTCTACAACACCCGCGCGGATGTCGACGCCTTCCTGAGGGCGCTGCACACCCTGCCGCGGCATTGA
- the serA gene encoding phosphoglycerate dehydrogenase — MLTERVVLTESIAPTASKVFTQAGIGDIRQLPRAVGPGDSGDLAGATVLGIRSRTKVTAALLDALPDLTAVGCFSVGTNQVDLETARARGLPVFNAPFSNTRSVAELTIGEIVMLLRRILPRSESAHAGGWDKSATGAFEVRGKTLGIVGYGNIGAQLSNLAEAMGMRVIFYDLTDKLRHGNTEPAESFEALLAASDVVSLHVPETPLTHGLMSADRIRAMKPGAYLINNSRGTVVDLDALASALRDGHLAGAAIDVFPVEPTSNAERFVSPLQGLPNVILTPHVGGSTEEAQDRIGAEVARKLVDYVQTGSTLGAVNFPQVQLPPRLSGARFLHVHRNVPGVLGQINAIFSGRALNIDAQYLQTDGEFGYVVVDASVRPDEAEAVHRALRAIDGTVRTRHLRPAAG, encoded by the coding sequence GTGTTGACCGAGCGCGTCGTTCTGACCGAAAGCATAGCGCCGACAGCGTCCAAGGTCTTCACGCAGGCCGGGATCGGCGACATCCGGCAATTGCCTCGGGCCGTCGGCCCCGGGGATTCCGGTGATCTTGCCGGCGCCACGGTCCTCGGCATCCGCTCGCGCACGAAAGTCACCGCCGCGCTGCTCGACGCGCTGCCCGATCTGACCGCCGTCGGTTGCTTCAGCGTCGGGACCAACCAGGTCGACCTCGAGACGGCGCGCGCCCGCGGCCTGCCGGTCTTCAACGCGCCGTTCTCGAACACGCGCAGCGTCGCCGAACTCACGATCGGCGAGATCGTGATGCTGCTTCGGCGCATCCTGCCACGCTCGGAATCCGCCCATGCCGGCGGCTGGGACAAGTCGGCCACCGGCGCCTTCGAGGTGCGCGGCAAGACCCTCGGGATCGTCGGCTACGGGAATATCGGCGCGCAGCTCTCGAACCTCGCCGAGGCGATGGGCATGCGCGTGATCTTCTACGACCTCACCGACAAGCTGCGCCACGGGAACACCGAGCCCGCCGAGAGCTTCGAGGCTCTGCTCGCCGCGAGCGACGTCGTCAGCCTGCACGTCCCGGAGACGCCGCTGACCCACGGGCTCATGAGCGCGGACCGGATCCGCGCGATGAAGCCCGGGGCCTACCTGATCAACAACAGCCGCGGCACCGTCGTGGACCTGGACGCGCTGGCCTCGGCCCTGCGCGACGGGCATCTCGCCGGGGCCGCGATCGACGTCTTCCCGGTGGAGCCCACCTCCAATGCGGAGCGCTTCGTGTCGCCCCTGCAGGGCCTCCCGAACGTCATCCTCACCCCGCATGTCGGCGGCTCGACGGAGGAAGCCCAGGACCGCATCGGCGCGGAGGTGGCCCGCAAGCTGGTCGACTACGTCCAGACCGGCTCGACGCTGGGCGCGGTGAACTTCCCGCAGGTGCAGCTGCCGCCGCGCCTGTCCGGCGCGCGCTTCCTGCACGTGCACCGGAACGTGCCCGGCGTGCTCGGGCAGATCAACGCGATCTTCTCGGGCCGCGCGCTCAACATCGACGCGCAGTACCTGCAGACGGACGGCGAGTTCGGCTACGTCGTGGTCGATGCCTCGGTGCGGCCGGACGAGGCGGAGGCGGTGCACCGCGCGCTGCGGGCCATCGACGGCACGGTCCGGACGCGGCATCTCCGGCCGGCGGCGGGGTGA
- a CDS encoding zinc-dependent alcohol dehydrogenase family protein, translating into MTGSTARAVIVQPGGGFEHVTFGERPVAEPGPGAITVRLRASSLNYHDYAVVSGMWGPSEPRIPMSDGAGAVEAVGPGVTEFAVGDRVVSTFFPTWLEGTPLVEGFATVPGDGVDGYARERVTAPATAFTRAPRGWDHAEAATLTTAGLTAWRALHADAGLKSGDVVLVQGTGGVSLFGLQFAKAAGATVIATSSSDAKLERLRALGADHVINYRADPAWGETARRLTDGRGVDHVLDVGGPATLEQSMAAVRVAGHISVIGILTGVAGALPLVPALLKQIRLQGVLVGSRRHQIAMVRGIEACGLRPVVDSRYPLDELVAAFRHQESNRHFGKICVEI; encoded by the coding sequence ATGACCGGATCGACAGCCCGGGCCGTCATCGTCCAGCCGGGCGGCGGCTTCGAACACGTGACCTTCGGGGAGCGGCCGGTGGCGGAGCCGGGACCCGGCGCGATCACCGTCCGCCTCCGGGCGAGCTCCCTCAACTATCACGACTACGCCGTGGTCAGCGGGATGTGGGGTCCGAGCGAGCCGCGCATCCCGATGTCCGACGGGGCCGGCGCGGTCGAGGCCGTGGGGCCGGGCGTGACCGAATTCGCCGTGGGCGACCGGGTGGTCAGCACCTTCTTCCCGACTTGGCTCGAGGGCACGCCGCTGGTCGAGGGCTTCGCCACCGTTCCGGGCGACGGGGTCGACGGCTACGCCCGCGAGCGGGTGACCGCACCGGCCACCGCCTTCACCCGCGCCCCCCGGGGCTGGGATCACGCCGAGGCGGCGACGCTGACCACCGCCGGCCTGACCGCGTGGCGGGCGCTGCACGCCGATGCCGGCCTGAAGAGCGGCGACGTCGTGCTGGTGCAGGGCACCGGCGGCGTATCGCTGTTCGGCCTGCAATTCGCCAAGGCGGCCGGCGCCACGGTGATCGCCACCTCCTCCAGCGACGCCAAGCTGGAGCGCCTGCGCGCGCTCGGCGCCGACCACGTCATCAACTACCGCGCCGATCCGGCCTGGGGCGAGACCGCCCGGCGCCTGACGGACGGGCGCGGCGTCGATCACGTCCTCGACGTCGGCGGGCCGGCGACGCTGGAACAGTCCATGGCCGCCGTCCGGGTCGCCGGTCACATCTCGGTGATCGGCATCCTGACGGGCGTGGCGGGCGCGCTGCCCCTGGTCCCGGCGCTTCTGAAGCAGATCCGCCTGCAGGGCGTGCTCGTCGGGAGCCGCCGCCACCAGATCGCGATGGTCCGCGGGATCGAGGCCTGCGGGCTGCGGCCGGTGGTCGACAGCCGCTATCCCCTCGACGAGCTCGTCGCGGCGTTCCGCCACCAGGAGAGCAACCGCCACTTCGGCAAGATCTGCGTCGAGATCTGA